One segment of Paraburkholderia caribensis DNA contains the following:
- a CDS encoding NADPH-dependent FMN reductase, whose product MAYHIAVVVGSLRRDSTNRQLAKALISLAPSDFSFEFLDIGALPLYSQDYDDDFPEVARHFKQQIQAANGLLFVTPEYNRSMPGVLKNALDWGSRPWGHSVWGGKPAAVIGTSPGATGTALAQQHLRNVLAYLDVQTLAQPEMFIKHTAGQIDENGNIANDDTRKFLQKFVDRYADWVKRHAG is encoded by the coding sequence ATGGCCTATCACATTGCAGTGGTCGTCGGCAGCTTGCGCCGCGACTCGACCAATCGGCAGCTGGCGAAGGCGTTGATCTCCCTTGCGCCTTCAGACTTTTCCTTCGAGTTTCTCGACATCGGTGCTCTACCGCTCTACAGCCAGGACTACGACGATGACTTCCCAGAAGTCGCGCGTCATTTTAAGCAGCAGATCCAGGCTGCCAACGGCCTGCTCTTCGTCACACCTGAATACAACCGCTCGATGCCCGGCGTACTGAAGAACGCGCTCGACTGGGGTTCACGCCCTTGGGGCCATAGCGTCTGGGGCGGCAAGCCGGCCGCCGTGATCGGCACGTCGCCGGGGGCGACGGGCACGGCGCTCGCGCAACAGCATCTGCGCAACGTGCTGGCGTACCTCGACGTGCAGACACTTGCCCAACCGGAGATGTTCATCAAGCATACGGCTGGCCAGATCGACGAGAACGGCAACATCGCCAACGACGACACGCGCAAGTTCCTGCAGAAGTTCGTCGATCGATACGCTGACTGGGTGAAGCGGCACGCGGGTTGA
- a CDS encoding hybrid sensor histidine kinase/response regulator, protein MTADRPDSADTNAPDERAIGTRPDEALFPAVPEQNFAVRRLTLIALLVAAVVVPCVFVAAMAFSDLRTREADATDLTLRTVRVAEEHALKVFDMNEALDARVVDLVQGLDDDGIREREGAIHEKLQTMGGGYPQVAAVSIFGRDGTLLASSRFYPAPPVSIDHREDFVGIRDGQVLEHVSKVMVGHVAGEIVFNTGVARRGEDGGFAGVVSVALRPSYFAAFYRELLGGNDSPMTMALTRSDAAVLARYPVGMPSKAEEPVRHNAYTDALAEGRRAGVVRVRSAPDGDKLIVAFRRVGSYPVYVTVGYRTSAIWAAWYRHLSVLILSTFVPSVVLWCVIWLSLRRLGAEEEAWERWQAEASMRRSIESAYRQSRKMEALGNLVGSVAHDFNNLLMIVSANVQIVRRRGAAAFDRELSAVERALKSGQSLTRQLLGVARKQPLRSETLDVERWLPGCRDLLRASLGAKVALVMDVGTGVWPMQVDVAELELALINVAVNARDAMPNGGRFTVRANNVTFRREDGFPITGAFVQLSLEDTGVGMPPEILSRAFEPLFTTKPKGMGTGLGLPQVFAFCERSGGLAAIDSAIGAGTSVRLYLPRATQAPEVERPAEPVAEEMGAPHGLRILLVEDNDEVAAGTEALLQMMGHDVTCVFNADAAMERFDAAHARQKQTGEPLPFDLVISDIHMPGTLNGIDLAERVQAFETKLPVILVTGYAEELERARHVDVRVLSKPFDIALLDKFLQTLQRDLAHTPTHPAS, encoded by the coding sequence ATGACTGCTGACCGGCCCGATTCCGCCGACACGAATGCCCCCGACGAACGTGCCATCGGCACACGGCCCGACGAAGCGCTTTTTCCCGCCGTACCCGAGCAGAACTTTGCGGTCCGCCGCCTGACGCTGATCGCGCTGCTGGTGGCGGCCGTCGTGGTGCCGTGCGTGTTCGTGGCGGCGATGGCGTTCAGCGACCTGCGCACCCGCGAGGCCGACGCCACCGATCTCACGCTGCGCACCGTGCGCGTCGCGGAAGAACACGCGCTGAAAGTGTTCGACATGAACGAGGCGCTGGACGCGCGCGTCGTCGATCTGGTGCAAGGACTGGACGACGACGGCATACGCGAACGCGAAGGCGCGATCCACGAGAAGCTGCAGACCATGGGCGGCGGCTATCCGCAGGTCGCGGCCGTTTCGATCTTCGGCCGTGACGGCACGCTGCTCGCGAGCAGCCGTTTTTATCCGGCGCCGCCCGTATCGATCGATCATCGCGAGGATTTCGTCGGCATTCGCGACGGTCAGGTGCTCGAACATGTGTCGAAGGTGATGGTCGGGCATGTCGCGGGCGAGATCGTGTTCAACACGGGCGTCGCGCGGCGCGGCGAGGACGGCGGGTTCGCGGGCGTCGTGTCGGTGGCGCTGCGGCCCAGCTACTTCGCGGCGTTCTACCGCGAGTTGCTCGGCGGCAACGACTCGCCGATGACGATGGCGCTGACGCGCTCCGACGCAGCCGTGCTCGCGCGCTATCCCGTCGGCATGCCGTCGAAGGCGGAAGAGCCCGTCCGCCACAACGCCTACACCGACGCGCTCGCCGAAGGGCGGCGCGCGGGCGTCGTGCGAGTACGCTCGGCGCCCGACGGCGACAAGCTGATCGTCGCGTTTCGCCGCGTCGGCTCATATCCCGTGTATGTGACAGTCGGCTACCGGACGTCGGCGATCTGGGCCGCCTGGTATCGCCATCTGAGCGTGCTCATCCTGTCGACGTTCGTGCCGTCCGTCGTGCTGTGGTGCGTGATCTGGCTGTCGCTCAGGCGCCTCGGCGCAGAAGAGGAAGCGTGGGAGCGCTGGCAGGCGGAAGCGTCGATGCGCCGCTCGATCGAATCGGCCTACCGGCAGTCGCGCAAGATGGAAGCGCTCGGCAATCTCGTCGGCAGCGTCGCGCACGACTTCAACAACCTGCTGATGATCGTCTCGGCCAATGTGCAGATCGTGCGGCGGCGCGGCGCGGCGGCGTTCGACCGCGAGTTGTCCGCCGTCGAGCGCGCGCTCAAAAGCGGCCAGTCGCTTACGCGGCAATTGCTCGGCGTGGCGCGCAAGCAGCCCTTGCGCAGCGAGACGCTCGACGTCGAACGCTGGCTGCCGGGCTGCCGCGATCTGCTGCGCGCTTCGCTCGGCGCGAAGGTCGCGCTGGTAATGGACGTGGGCACAGGCGTGTGGCCGATGCAGGTCGACGTCGCCGAACTCGAACTCGCGCTGATCAACGTCGCCGTCAATGCCCGCGATGCGATGCCGAACGGCGGACGCTTTACGGTGCGCGCGAACAACGTGACCTTCCGTCGCGAGGACGGCTTTCCGATCACGGGCGCGTTCGTGCAGTTGTCGCTGGAAGATACGGGCGTCGGGATGCCGCCGGAGATCCTGTCGCGCGCGTTCGAGCCGCTTTTCACCACCAAGCCGAAAGGCATGGGCACAGGTCTCGGCCTGCCTCAGGTGTTCGCGTTCTGCGAGCGCTCGGGCGGGCTGGCCGCGATCGACAGCGCGATCGGCGCGGGCACGTCGGTGCGCCTGTATTTGCCGCGCGCGACCCAGGCGCCCGAAGTCGAGCGGCCTGCCGAGCCCGTCGCGGAAGAGATGGGTGCGCCGCATGGCCTGCGCATTCTGCTCGTCGAGGACAACGACGAAGTCGCGGCGGGCACGGAAGCGTTGCTGCAGATGATGGGCCACGACGTGACCTGCGTGTTCAACGCCGACGCGGCGATGGAACGCTTCGACGCCGCGCACGCGAGGCAAAAGCAGACGGGCGAGCCCTTGCCGTTCGACCTCGTGATCTCCGACATCCATATGCCCGGCACGCTGAACGGCATCGATCTCGCCGAACGCGTGCAGGCTTTCGAGACGAAGCTGCCGGTGATTCTCGTCACCGGCTATGCGGAGGAGCTGGAGCGCGCGCGTCACGTCGACGTGCGCGTGCTGTCGAAGCCGTTCGATATCGCGCTGCTCGACAAATTCCTGCAGACGCTACAGCGCGATCTCGCGCATACGCCGACTCACCCTGCCAGTTGA
- a CDS encoding response regulator: MSLPIVIADDSLLARKVLTKALPEGWDVDITYASNGREALEHYRKGRASVMFLDLTMPDMTGYQVLEALQHEDLNTFVIVVSADVQPMARERVRTLGAVAFIPKPVTTEAVLPILKEYGLYV; encoded by the coding sequence ATGTCTTTGCCCATTGTGATCGCCGACGATTCGCTGCTTGCCCGCAAGGTGCTCACGAAAGCATTGCCGGAAGGCTGGGATGTCGACATTACCTACGCGTCCAACGGACGCGAAGCGCTCGAGCATTATCGCAAGGGGCGCGCATCGGTGATGTTTCTGGACCTGACGATGCCCGACATGACGGGCTATCAGGTTCTGGAGGCCCTGCAGCACGAGGACCTGAACACCTTCGTGATCGTCGTGTCCGCCGATGTCCAGCCGATGGCAAGGGAACGCGTGCGCACCCTCGGCGCGGTCGCATTCATCCCCAAGCCCGTGACTACCGAGGCGGTGCTTCCCATCCTCAAGGAGTACGGGTTGTATGTCTGA
- a CDS encoding chemotaxis protein CheC codes for MSEPVLNEDQRDALQEVANLAMGQAATRLALLLDAFIELSVPRVRVVAVREAASALREMTGINEPVSAVRQGFRSDIKGEALVICRSGSIEQLCSLVSDPYAKSAYEATTQEELVFDVANILTGACVSCILDQLGRTPVFSQPGLLGAAMSLDDVFQPNVLAWEVALLVEVNFALEDQSFRAHLVMLMAEDSIRHLSSALDALLSSI; via the coding sequence ATGTCTGAGCCAGTCCTCAACGAAGATCAGCGCGACGCGCTGCAAGAGGTCGCCAATCTGGCGATGGGCCAGGCCGCGACGCGCCTCGCTCTGCTGCTGGATGCGTTCATCGAACTGTCCGTGCCGCGCGTGCGCGTGGTCGCCGTGCGCGAGGCTGCGTCGGCGCTGCGCGAGATGACGGGCATCAACGAGCCCGTGAGCGCCGTGCGACAGGGCTTCCGCTCGGACATCAAGGGCGAGGCGCTGGTGATCTGCCGTAGCGGCAGCATCGAGCAGCTGTGCTCGCTGGTGAGCGATCCGTATGCGAAGTCCGCATATGAGGCGACCACCCAGGAGGAGCTGGTGTTCGACGTCGCGAACATCCTGACGGGCGCGTGCGTGTCGTGCATTCTCGACCAGCTTGGGCGCACCCCCGTGTTCTCGCAGCCGGGCCTGCTCGGAGCGGCGATGTCGCTCGACGACGTGTTCCAGCCGAATGTGCTCGCCTGGGAAGTCGCGCTGCTCGTCGAAGTGAATTTCGCGTTAGAGGATCAGAGTTTCCGCGCCCACCTCGTGATGCTGATGGCGGAAGACTCGATCCGTCATCTCAGTTCCGCGCTGGACGCACTGCTTTCCAGCATATGA